From Pandoraea vervacti, the proteins below share one genomic window:
- a CDS encoding metal ABC transporter ATP-binding protein → MIGCQDLSVRFGPNVALEGVSATFAPGVLSAVVGPNGGGKTTLLRALAGLQKTSHGKVVRDGPVAYLSQRPETDHRFPMCVEEYVLTGTWRRTGDAGRLGHDEFARAIDALERVGLADKRAQALEVLSGGQWQRARFARLIVEDAPIVLLDEPLTGIDVPSAELLLALLDQWRSEGRTVVTVLHDLPLVLERFAHVAVMAGRLVSSGAPADCLHSGFASANGAGGGALGGLSGAGGYTAFAPNQPLQPVRPSQSSQAVGAALPLPGGRQ, encoded by the coding sequence GTGATCGGTTGCCAGGATCTTTCGGTCCGGTTCGGACCGAACGTCGCGCTGGAGGGCGTGAGCGCCACCTTTGCGCCGGGCGTGCTTTCGGCGGTCGTCGGCCCCAATGGGGGCGGCAAGACCACGTTGCTGCGCGCGCTTGCCGGGCTGCAAAAGACGTCACACGGCAAAGTCGTGCGCGACGGGCCGGTGGCCTATCTGTCGCAACGCCCCGAGACGGATCACCGTTTCCCGATGTGCGTGGAGGAGTACGTGCTCACAGGCACGTGGCGCCGCACAGGCGATGCCGGCCGCCTCGGGCACGACGAGTTCGCGCGCGCCATCGATGCGCTCGAGCGCGTTGGCCTCGCCGACAAGCGCGCGCAGGCGCTGGAAGTCTTGTCCGGCGGTCAATGGCAGCGCGCCCGCTTCGCGCGCCTGATTGTCGAAGACGCGCCCATCGTTTTGCTGGATGAACCCCTGACCGGCATCGACGTGCCTTCGGCGGAACTGTTGCTGGCCCTGCTGGATCAATGGCGCAGCGAGGGTCGTACCGTCGTGACGGTTCTCCACGACCTGCCGCTGGTGCTCGAACGCTTTGCGCACGTGGCGGTGATGGCAGGACGGCTGGTGTCCTCGGGCGCCCCGGCGGACTGCCTGCACAGCGGATTTGCGTCAGCGAACGGCGCAGGCGGGGGCGCCCTCGGCGGGCTGTCGGGCGCGGGAGGTTACACCGCGTTCGCGCCAAACCAGCCCTTGCAACCCGTGCGGCCCTCCCAGTCGTCGCAGGCGGTCGGCGCCGCCCTTCCGTTGCCGGGAGGTCGTCAATGA
- a CDS encoding metal ABC transporter permease — MSALLGLIVGPFAEFDFMRHALVGSLALSLGCTPVGVFLLLRRMSLMGDSLSHAVLPGAAVGYLIGGLSLPWMAGGGMIAGLLVALLAGLSSRRTRLDEGASFAGFYLLALAGGVVIVSKWGNSVDLMNLLFGSVLAVDDPSLILVAAITTVTLLWFGWHYRGLVLDSADPTFLGQGQGKGVMRYHLGFTVLTVMNLVAGFQAMGTLMAVGLMMLPAATARLIARTLPGMLLAAWLVASASSVIGLLVSYYLACPSGPAIVLTAGVAYLSALLVSPGTTNTAKASAL; from the coding sequence ATGAGCGCACTGCTCGGCCTGATCGTCGGTCCGTTCGCGGAATTCGACTTCATGCGGCATGCCCTCGTGGGCAGTCTGGCGCTATCGCTGGGCTGCACGCCTGTCGGGGTGTTCTTGCTGCTGCGCCGCATGAGCCTGATGGGCGACTCGCTCTCGCACGCGGTGCTGCCGGGCGCGGCCGTCGGTTATCTGATCGGTGGCTTGTCGCTGCCCTGGATGGCCGGGGGCGGCATGATCGCTGGCCTGCTCGTCGCCCTGCTTGCCGGGTTGTCGAGCCGACGCACCCGACTCGACGAAGGGGCGTCGTTTGCCGGTTTCTATCTACTGGCGCTCGCGGGCGGCGTGGTCATCGTGTCGAAGTGGGGGAACAGCGTCGACCTGATGAATCTGCTGTTCGGCTCGGTCCTGGCCGTGGACGACCCGTCGCTGATTCTCGTGGCGGCGATCACCACGGTGACGCTGCTCTGGTTCGGTTGGCATTATCGCGGTCTGGTGCTCGACAGCGCGGATCCCACGTTCCTCGGGCAGGGCCAGGGCAAGGGGGTGATGCGTTATCACCTCGGCTTTACCGTGCTGACGGTGATGAATCTCGTCGCCGGCTTTCAGGCCATGGGCACGCTCATGGCCGTGGGCCTGATGATGCTCCCGGCCGCGACGGCGCGCCTCATCGCGCGCACGCTGCCCGGCATGCTGCTGGCCGCATGGCTGGTCGCCAGCGCCTCGAGTGTGATCGGGTTGCTGGTTTCGTACTATCTGGCCTGCCCGTCAGGGCCGGCCATCGTTTTGACGGCAGGTGTCGCCTATTTGAGCGCGCTGCTGGTTTCGCCGGGCACGACCAATACTGCCAAGGCTTCGGCGCTTTAA
- a CDS encoding metal ABC transporter solute-binding protein, Zn/Mn family: protein MFGLSQRGKPQNTSRPGARFSAALVGVFAAMFALAMTFAAPARAQDTRLPVGVSFSILADIVKSVGGDRIDVTTLVGPDQDTHTYEPTPADVAKLSGTKLFFVNGLGFEGWLPRLMKSSHYPGQLVTVTKGLKPRTMVDDGKTVTDPHMFQDPERVKTMVDNIAAALSQADPAGASYYAERAKNYRGALDDLIKWADKQLAAIPPSRRVVLTSHDAFGYLGQRFSIKFLAPEGVSTQSEASAKDVANLIRVIRRTGIRAVFMENISNPRLVQRIAHDAKVTVDGKLYSDALSKNPEATTYLQLFQYNIRALATAMKDNR, encoded by the coding sequence ATGTTCGGATTGAGTCAACGGGGCAAGCCGCAGAACACATCGCGGCCCGGCGCACGATTTTCTGCCGCGCTCGTCGGTGTTTTTGCCGCCATGTTCGCGCTGGCGATGACGTTCGCCGCGCCGGCGCGCGCGCAGGACACACGGCTGCCGGTCGGCGTGAGCTTCAGCATTCTGGCCGACATCGTGAAATCCGTCGGCGGCGACCGGATCGACGTCACCACGCTCGTCGGCCCGGATCAGGACACCCACACCTATGAACCGACCCCGGCCGACGTCGCCAAGCTGTCGGGCACCAAGCTGTTCTTCGTCAACGGTCTGGGCTTCGAAGGCTGGTTGCCTCGCCTGATGAAGTCGAGCCACTATCCCGGCCAGCTCGTCACCGTCACCAAGGGCCTGAAACCCCGTACGATGGTCGACGACGGCAAGACCGTGACCGATCCGCACATGTTTCAGGACCCCGAGCGCGTGAAGACGATGGTGGACAACATTGCCGCCGCGCTCTCGCAGGCCGACCCGGCGGGCGCCAGCTACTACGCCGAGCGCGCCAAAAACTATCGGGGCGCGCTGGACGACCTGATCAAGTGGGCCGACAAGCAGTTGGCGGCCATTCCGCCCTCGCGGCGCGTGGTCCTGACCTCGCATGACGCTTTCGGCTATCTCGGCCAGCGCTTCAGCATCAAGTTCCTTGCACCGGAAGGCGTGTCGACGCAGAGCGAAGCGAGCGCCAAGGACGTGGCGAACCTGATTCGCGTGATCCGCCGCACGGGCATCCGGGCGGTATTCATGGAAAACATTTCCAATCCGCGTCTGGTGCAACGCATTGCGCACGATGCCAAGGTCACGGTCGACGGCAAGCTTTACTCCGACGCCCTGTCGAAGAACCCGGAAGCGACGACCTATCTTCAGTTGTTCCAATACAACATCCGGGCGCTGGCCACGGCCATGAAGGACAACCGCTGA
- the miaB gene encoding tRNA (N6-isopentenyl adenosine(37)-C2)-methylthiotransferase MiaB, producing MAKKIYIKTFGCQMNEYDSDKMADVLGAAEGLEKTDTPEDADVILFNTCSVREKAQEKVFSDLGRMRALKEIKPDLVIGVGGCVASQEGAAIVQRAPYVDVVFGPQTLHRLPQMLEARRSTGRSQVDISFPEIEKFDHLPPAKVEGATAFVSIMEGCSKYCSYCVVPYTRGDEVSRPFEDVLTEIAGLAEQGVREITLLGQNVNAYRGLMADGEIADFALLIEYVAEVPGIERIRYTTSHPKEFTQRLIDTYAKVPKLVSHLHLPVQHGADRVLSAMKRGYTVLEYKSIIRRLRQVRPDMSMSSDFIVGFPGETEEDFDKLMAMIHEIGYDTSFSFIYSPRPGTPAANLPDDTPREVKLRRLQHLQAVIEENAARISQSMVGSRQRILVEGVSRKDPNELQGRTENNRVVNFPAPEAQRAGLIGQMTDVVITFAYPHSLRGELVTTH from the coding sequence ATGGCAAAGAAGATTTACATCAAGACGTTCGGCTGTCAGATGAACGAGTACGACTCCGACAAGATGGCGGACGTGCTCGGGGCCGCCGAAGGCCTCGAAAAGACGGATACCCCCGAAGACGCCGACGTCATTCTCTTTAACACCTGCTCTGTGCGCGAAAAGGCGCAGGAGAAGGTGTTCTCGGATCTGGGCCGCATGCGCGCCCTCAAGGAAATCAAGCCGGATCTGGTGATTGGTGTCGGTGGCTGCGTGGCCAGTCAGGAAGGCGCGGCCATCGTGCAGCGCGCCCCGTACGTGGACGTCGTGTTCGGACCGCAAACCCTGCACCGACTGCCGCAGATGCTCGAAGCGCGCCGCTCGACGGGCCGCTCGCAGGTGGACATCTCCTTCCCGGAAATCGAAAAGTTCGACCACCTGCCGCCCGCCAAGGTCGAAGGCGCCACGGCGTTCGTCTCGATCATGGAAGGCTGCTCGAAGTATTGCAGCTACTGCGTGGTGCCCTACACCCGCGGCGACGAAGTCTCGCGCCCGTTCGAGGACGTGCTCACCGAAATTGCCGGCCTCGCGGAACAGGGCGTGCGTGAAATCACGCTGCTTGGTCAGAACGTGAACGCCTATCGCGGCCTGATGGCGGACGGCGAAATTGCCGACTTCGCGCTGCTCATCGAGTATGTGGCCGAAGTGCCAGGCATCGAGCGCATTCGCTACACGACCAGTCATCCGAAGGAATTCACGCAGCGTCTGATCGACACCTACGCCAAGGTGCCTAAACTCGTGAGTCATCTGCACCTGCCGGTGCAGCACGGGGCCGATCGCGTGCTCTCCGCCATGAAGCGCGGCTACACGGTGCTGGAATACAAGTCGATCATCCGCCGCTTGCGCCAGGTGCGCCCGGACATGTCGATGTCGTCGGACTTCATCGTCGGCTTCCCCGGCGAGACGGAAGAGGATTTCGACAAGCTCATGGCGATGATCCACGAGATCGGTTACGACACCAGCTTCTCGTTCATTTACAGCCCTCGCCCGGGCACCCCGGCCGCGAACCTGCCGGACGACACGCCGCGCGAAGTGAAGCTGCGCCGTTTGCAACACCTGCAGGCCGTGATCGAGGAGAACGCCGCGCGCATCAGCCAGAGCATGGTGGGCTCGCGTCAGCGTATTCTGGTCGAAGGTGTCTCGCGCAAGGACCCGAACGAGCTGCAAGGCCGCACGGAGAACAACCGCGTGGTCAACTTCCCGGCGCCCGAGGCGCAACGCGCAGGGCTGATCGGCCAGATGACCGATGTCGTGATCACTTTCGCCTACCCGCACTCGCTGCGCGGCGAACTGGTCACCACGCACTGA
- a CDS encoding PhoH family protein, with translation MKAPVQEFTAPRDDNRRLANLCGPLDENLRQIEQALDVSITRRGHRFSVRGKSAAVATQALESFYNRATEALSVDDIQLGLVETRQGLAPTVRHGDDNPFAAGETEDGSPVLHTRRSDLHGRTPAQRDYLKQILSHDVTFGIGPAGTGKTYLAVACAVDALERDAVKRIVLTRPAVEAGERLGFLPGDLAQKVDPYLRPLYDALYDLLGFDKTQKYFEKQMIEIAPLAYMRGRTLNHAFIILDEAQNTTPEQMKMFLTRIGFGSKAVVTGDTTQVDLPRGQKSGLMEAQVILKNVRGIAMTRFTSVDVVRHPLVARIVEAYDEHAQHVEAGLDLPASERPARASRAAGGKA, from the coding sequence TTGAAAGCACCCGTCCAAGAATTCACCGCCCCGCGCGACGACAATCGCCGTCTGGCCAACCTCTGCGGCCCGCTCGACGAAAACCTGCGTCAGATCGAACAGGCGCTCGACGTCTCGATCACCCGTCGCGGCCATCGCTTCTCCGTTCGCGGCAAGAGCGCCGCTGTCGCCACCCAGGCGCTCGAGAGCTTCTACAACCGTGCCACCGAGGCGTTATCCGTCGACGACATCCAGTTGGGTCTCGTGGAAACGCGCCAGGGCCTCGCGCCGACCGTGCGTCACGGCGACGACAACCCGTTCGCCGCCGGCGAGACGGAAGACGGCTCGCCGGTGTTGCACACGCGCCGCAGCGACCTGCACGGACGCACGCCGGCGCAGCGCGACTACCTCAAGCAGATCCTCTCGCACGACGTGACGTTCGGCATCGGCCCGGCCGGTACCGGCAAGACGTATCTCGCGGTGGCATGTGCCGTCGATGCGCTCGAGCGCGACGCCGTCAAACGCATCGTGCTCACGCGCCCGGCAGTGGAAGCCGGCGAGCGCCTGGGCTTTCTGCCCGGCGATCTGGCGCAGAAGGTCGATCCGTATCTGCGCCCCCTTTACGACGCGCTGTACGACCTGCTTGGCTTCGACAAGACGCAGAAGTATTTCGAGAAGCAGATGATCGAGATCGCGCCGCTCGCGTATATGCGCGGCCGCACGCTCAATCATGCGTTCATCATTCTGGACGAGGCGCAAAACACCACGCCCGAACAGATGAAGATGTTCCTCACGCGAATCGGCTTCGGCAGCAAGGCGGTGGTGACCGGCGACACGACACAGGTCGACTTGCCGCGCGGCCAGAAGAGCGGTCTGATGGAGGCGCAGGTCATTCTGAAGAACGTGCGCGGGATCGCCATGACACGCTTCACGAGCGTGGACGTCGTGCGTCACCCGCTTGTCGCACGCATCGTCGAAGCCTACGACGAGCACGCGCAGCATGTGGAAGCCGGACTCGACCTGCCGGCGTCGGAGCGCCCTGCCCGCGCGTCGCGCGCCGCCGGAGGCAAGGCATGA
- a CDS encoding gamma-glutamylcyclotransferase yields the protein MDRIPDRPTAPDASDTARDSLSSGPGCTRYPPDLGVSRHLTQEEMSASLDAALIDWDGREDLWIFAYGSLIWNPGMPVEESHRARVHGYHRGLYLWSRVNRGTPEQPGLVLALDRGGSCAGVAMRLAARHARAELETLWYREMAMGSYRPMWLNCQLADGRTKPGLAFVMRREAVSYAGRLPDAIIRQVFDQAQGRYGTTHDYVARTVKALREAGMPDPALEALLHRCGAK from the coding sequence ATGGACCGTATCCCCGATCGACCGACCGCCCCTGACGCTAGCGATACCGCACGGGACAGCCTCTCGAGCGGCCCCGGATGCACCCGATATCCGCCCGACCTCGGCGTATCGCGTCACCTGACGCAGGAAGAGATGAGCGCATCGCTGGACGCCGCGCTCATCGACTGGGACGGCCGTGAGGATCTGTGGATCTTCGCTTACGGCTCGCTCATCTGGAATCCCGGCATGCCGGTCGAGGAAAGCCATCGCGCTCGCGTGCATGGCTACCACCGGGGGTTGTATCTGTGGTCTCGCGTCAATCGCGGCACGCCCGAGCAGCCGGGACTCGTGCTGGCGCTCGATCGCGGCGGTTCGTGTGCGGGCGTGGCGATGCGACTCGCGGCCAGGCACGCGCGTGCGGAACTCGAAACGCTCTGGTATCGGGAGATGGCGATGGGCTCGTATCGTCCGATGTGGCTCAACTGCCAGTTGGCGGACGGCCGGACGAAACCCGGGCTGGCCTTCGTCATGCGGCGCGAAGCCGTGAGCTACGCCGGGCGTCTGCCCGATGCCATCATCCGTCAGGTCTTCGATCAGGCGCAGGGACGCTACGGCACCACGCACGATTACGTCGCCCGCACGGTCAAGGCGCTGCGCGAAGCCGGCATGCCCGATCCGGCGCTCGAAGCCTTGCTGCACCGCTGCGGTGCAAAGTGA
- a CDS encoding HlyC/CorC family transporter: MNDPYPSRPGRKNTEKPRSLLERLTDLISPEPESRAELLEILQDAHARNLMDADSLAMIEGVFQVADLCARDIMVPRAQMDAINIEQTPEAFVPFVLEQAHSRYPVYEGNRDNIIGILLAKDLLRYYANHDFDVRDMLRPAVFIPESKRLNVLLHDFRVNRNHIAIVVDEYGGVAGLITIEDVLEQIVGDIEDEYDFDEEEDNIIAAPDGTYRIRALTEIEQFNEAFGTQFHDDENDTIGGMITHQFGRVPRRGERMRIGNLVFEVLRADGRQVHMLLLRRVEPAPAVQPE; encoded by the coding sequence ATGAACGACCCTTATCCCAGTCGACCCGGTCGAAAAAACACCGAAAAACCTCGCTCTCTGCTCGAACGCCTCACCGATCTGATTTCCCCGGAGCCGGAGTCGCGCGCAGAGTTGCTCGAAATTCTGCAAGACGCTCACGCCCGTAACCTGATGGACGCCGATTCGCTGGCGATGATCGAGGGCGTATTCCAGGTGGCCGACCTGTGCGCCCGCGACATCATGGTGCCGCGCGCGCAAATGGACGCCATCAACATCGAACAGACTCCCGAAGCATTTGTCCCCTTCGTGCTGGAGCAGGCGCACTCGCGCTATCCGGTCTACGAAGGCAATCGCGACAACATCATCGGCATTCTGCTCGCGAAGGATCTGCTGCGTTACTACGCCAATCACGACTTCGACGTGCGCGACATGCTGCGCCCGGCCGTGTTCATTCCGGAATCGAAGCGTCTGAACGTGCTGCTGCACGACTTCCGCGTCAATCGCAACCACATCGCCATCGTCGTGGACGAGTACGGCGGCGTGGCCGGGCTCATCACGATTGAAGACGTGCTGGAGCAAATCGTCGGCGACATCGAAGATGAGTACGACTTCGACGAAGAAGAGGACAACATCATCGCAGCGCCCGACGGTACGTATCGCATTCGCGCGCTCACGGAAATCGAACAGTTCAACGAAGCGTTCGGCACGCAGTTCCACGACGACGAAAACGACACCATCGGCGGTATGATCACGCACCAGTTCGGCCGTGTGCCGCGCCGGGGTGAGCGCATGCGCATCGGCAATCTCGTGTTCGAAGTGCTGCGCGCCGATGGCCGTCAGGTTCACATGCTGCTGTTGCGGCGCGTGGAACCGGCGCCGGCCGTTCAGCCTGAATAA
- the lnt gene encoding apolipoprotein N-acyltransferase, translating to MTVHAPERRSWPAWRARALAGLAGIAQTLAFAPRELWWLQLLAMAGLFALVERSASPRQALWLGGSFGVMSFASGIWWLYISMHTYGGMPGVMAGAAVVLFSLYLAIYPALAAFITRAVPATGPWRALAFAGAWTLAEWLRGTVFTGFPWLSPGYAHVDGPLAGFAPLLGVYGITGLAALAAAWFARAVLPVAANAPIARRLGVVAGVLALMGAGAGLARHAWTAPSGQPISVRLLQGNVPQDMKFERAGIDHAMAMYRDMIVAAPADLIITPETAFPVLLQGIPPEVAAPIREFADRTGSHVVLGAVGATITDRGPTDLTNSLFGVTPRDQTLYRYDKHHLVPFGEFVPWGFRWFVDMMHIPLGDFLRGTATPGGFPIRDQRVALNICYEDLFGEEIAQALRNMPVPATVLANSTNLAWFGDTIALDQHLQIARMRTLETGRPMLRATNTGATAIIDAHGKVQARLPAMTVGALTGNVQPYSGLTPYVRFGNLPALGLALVALGFGLAMTRRSR from the coding sequence ATGACCGTCCACGCGCCCGAGCGGCGCTCGTGGCCGGCCTGGCGTGCCCGAGCGCTCGCCGGTCTGGCCGGCATCGCGCAAACCCTGGCGTTCGCGCCACGCGAGCTCTGGTGGCTGCAACTGCTCGCGATGGCGGGGCTGTTCGCGCTCGTCGAGCGCAGCGCCTCGCCACGTCAGGCACTCTGGCTCGGCGGCAGCTTCGGCGTCATGTCGTTCGCAAGCGGCATCTGGTGGCTCTACATCAGCATGCACACCTACGGCGGCATGCCCGGCGTCATGGCGGGCGCGGCGGTCGTCCTGTTCTCGCTCTATCTCGCGATTTATCCCGCGCTCGCGGCGTTCATCACGCGAGCCGTCCCGGCCACCGGGCCGTGGCGCGCCCTTGCATTCGCCGGGGCGTGGACGCTGGCCGAATGGCTGCGCGGCACCGTCTTCACCGGCTTTCCCTGGCTCTCGCCCGGCTACGCGCATGTGGACGGCCCGCTCGCGGGCTTCGCACCGCTGCTCGGCGTGTACGGCATCACGGGGCTCGCCGCACTGGCCGCGGCATGGTTCGCTCGTGCGGTGCTACCGGTGGCCGCGAACGCACCGATCGCACGACGCCTGGGCGTTGTCGCCGGCGTACTTGCGCTCATGGGGGCCGGCGCGGGCCTGGCGCGGCATGCCTGGACGGCGCCGTCCGGCCAGCCGATCTCGGTGCGCCTGCTGCAAGGCAACGTGCCGCAAGACATGAAGTTCGAGCGCGCGGGCATCGACCATGCGATGGCGATGTATCGCGACATGATCGTGGCGGCCCCCGCCGACCTCATCATCACGCCTGAAACCGCGTTTCCGGTGCTGCTGCAAGGCATTCCGCCCGAGGTTGCCGCGCCGATTCGCGAGTTCGCGGATCGCACCGGCTCGCACGTGGTGCTCGGCGCGGTCGGGGCAACGATCACCGATCGCGGCCCGACCGATCTGACGAACAGTCTGTTCGGCGTGACGCCGCGCGACCAGACGCTTTACCGTTACGACAAACACCATCTCGTGCCCTTCGGTGAATTCGTGCCGTGGGGCTTTCGCTGGTTCGTCGACATGATGCACATCCCGCTGGGCGACTTCCTGCGTGGCACCGCCACGCCGGGCGGCTTCCCCATCCGGGACCAGCGCGTGGCGCTCAACATCTGCTACGAGGACTTGTTCGGCGAGGAAATCGCGCAGGCGCTTCGCAACATGCCGGTGCCCGCGACGGTACTTGCCAACTCGACCAACCTCGCGTGGTTCGGCGATACCATCGCGCTCGATCAGCACTTGCAGATCGCCCGCATGCGCACGCTGGAGACGGGGCGTCCGATGCTGCGCGCCACGAACACCGGCGCGACCGCCATCATCGACGCTCACGGCAAGGTGCAGGCCCGCCTGCCGGCGATGACCGTCGGCGCGCTCACCGGCAACGTCCAGCCGTACAGCGGCCTCACGCCTTACGTTCGCTTCGGCAACCTGCCCGCACTAGGGCTCGCGCTCGTGGCGCTGGGGTTCGGTCTGGCGATGACGCGCCGCTCGCGCTGA
- the glyQ gene encoding glycine--tRNA ligase subunit alpha — protein sequence MLTFQQVILTLQDYWDKQGCALLQPYDMEVGAGTSHTATFLRAIGPEPWRAAYVQPSRRPKDGRYGENPNRMQHYYQYQVVLKPAPENILDLYLGSLRALGLDLTENDVRFVEDDWENPTLGAWGLGWEVWLNGMEVTQFTYFQQVGGLDCKPVLGEITYGIERLAMYLQQVENVYDLVWTEWEEQTADGPVKRRLTYGDVFHQNEVEQSTYNFEHSNQPMLFSFFDNYESEAKRLIEAELALPAYEMILKAAHTFNLLDARGAISVTERAAYIGRIRALSRLIAQAYYASREKLGFPMLNAPAAPNPTSAQTQAA from the coding sequence ATGCTTACCTTTCAACAAGTCATCCTGACGTTGCAGGATTACTGGGACAAGCAAGGCTGTGCGTTGCTCCAGCCTTACGACATGGAGGTCGGCGCCGGTACCTCGCACACCGCTACGTTCCTGCGCGCGATCGGCCCCGAGCCGTGGCGCGCCGCCTATGTGCAGCCGTCGCGCCGTCCCAAGGATGGCCGTTACGGTGAGAACCCGAACCGCATGCAGCACTACTACCAGTATCAGGTGGTGCTCAAGCCGGCGCCGGAGAACATTCTCGATCTGTATCTGGGTTCGCTGCGCGCGCTCGGGCTCGACCTGACCGAGAACGACGTGCGCTTCGTGGAAGACGATTGGGAAAACCCGACGCTCGGCGCCTGGGGTCTCGGTTGGGAAGTGTGGCTCAACGGCATGGAAGTCACGCAGTTCACCTACTTCCAGCAGGTCGGCGGCCTCGATTGCAAGCCCGTGCTTGGCGAAATCACATACGGCATCGAGCGTCTGGCCATGTATCTGCAACAGGTCGAGAACGTCTACGACCTGGTGTGGACGGAATGGGAAGAGCAAACGGCCGACGGCCCGGTCAAGCGTCGCCTGACCTACGGCGACGTGTTCCATCAGAACGAAGTCGAGCAGTCGACCTACAACTTCGAGCATTCGAATCAGCCGATGCTGTTCAGCTTCTTCGATAACTACGAGAGCGAAGCGAAGCGTCTGATCGAAGCCGAACTGGCGCTGCCGGCATACGAGATGATTCTCAAGGCCGCGCACACCTTCAACCTGCTCGATGCGCGCGGCGCCATCTCGGTGACCGAGCGCGCGGCGTACATTGGCCGTATCCGCGCGCTGTCGCGTCTGATCGCACAGGCCTACTACGCTTCGCGCGAAAAGCTCGGCTTCCCGATGCTGAACGCGCCGGCCGCCCCGAACCCAACATCCGCCCAAACGCAAGCCGCATGA